The proteins below are encoded in one region of Bombus terrestris chromosome 7, iyBomTerr1.2, whole genome shotgun sequence:
- the LOC100642728 gene encoding uncharacterized protein LOC100642728 isoform X1 has product MIKTFIFLDLETTGLITKNYMPKITEMSLIAVSRTALCDTTNILPRILQKLVLPIHPNVPISKDIQKLTGISNENLKEFPCFNCDIYNLVMNFINRLAPPACFIAYNGNNYDYPIFLSEFKDIEKNFSENVLSIDMMHLVKEFFSHKQNLIKEMDIVHPTVSSSNCTEVSILLNDGYDKILSDALDSIMDANLNEHNKTNTPTKIKETAVHLDSVFNTPQTSYCKKIQKINEKTPENQIIKLQHCDENFQGRRGSNIRRQLDFTNSRPINFKLGSVYKHIFGNNPEDAHSAEGDCLTMIRCAIKLGNFFLEWADCNAVPLINYISK; this is encoded by the exons atgataaaaacatttatatttcttgATTTGGAAACAACTGGATTAATTACAAAGAATTATATGCCAAAAATCACAGAAATGTCATTAATTGCAGTATCAAGAACTGCTTTATGCGATACTACAAATATTTTACCAAGAATTTTACAGAAACTTGTTTTACCAATACATCCAAATGTACCTATTTCAAAGGATATTCAAAAATTGACAG GCATatccaatgaaaatttaaaagaatttccaTGTTTTAACTGTGACATATATAACTTagtaatgaattttataaatcgaTTAGCACCACCAGCTTGTTTTATAGCTTATAATGGAAATAATTATGACTATCCAATATTTTTATCAGAATTCAAAGATATTGAGAAG AATTTCAGTGAAAATGTTTTAAGCATTGATATGATGCATCTTGTCAAAGAATTTTTCTCCCATAAACAAAATCTAATAAAAGAAATGGATATTGTACACCCTACTGTTAGTAGTTCCAATTGTACTGAAGTTAGTATTTTATTGAATGATGGTTATGATAAGATTTTATCTGATGCATTAGATTCTATTATGGATGCAAATCTTAATGAGCATAACAAAACTAACACTCCAACTAAGATTAAAGAAACAGCAGTTCATTTGGATAGTGTATTTAACACTCCACAAACTAGTTACtgtaaaaagatacaaaaaatcaatgaaaagaCACCTGAgaatcaaattataaaattacaacaCTGTGATGAAAATTTTCAGGGTAGAAGAGGAAGTAATATAAGAAGACAATTAGATTTTACAAATAGTCGGCCCATTAATTTTAAATTGGGTAGTgtttataaacatatttttggtAATAACCCTGAAGATGCACATAGTGCAGAAGGTGATTGTCTTACTATGATTCGCTGTGCTATCAAATTAGGAAATTTCTTCTTAGAATGGGCAGATTGCAATGCAGtacctttaattaattatatcagcaaataa
- the LOC100642728 gene encoding three prime repair exonuclease 2 isoform X2, translating into MIKTFIFLDLETTGLITKNYMPKITEMSLIAVSRTALCDTTNILPRILQKLVLPIHPNVPISKDIQKLTGISNENLKEFPCFNCDIYNLVMNFINRLAPPACFIAYNGNNYDYPIFLSEFKDIEKNFSENVLSIDMMHLVKEFFSHKQNLIKEMDIVHPTVSSSNCTEGRRGSNIRRQLDFTNSRPINFKLGSVYKHIFGNNPEDAHSAEGDCLTMIRCAIKLGNFFLEWADCNAVPLINYISK; encoded by the exons atgataaaaacatttatatttcttgATTTGGAAACAACTGGATTAATTACAAAGAATTATATGCCAAAAATCACAGAAATGTCATTAATTGCAGTATCAAGAACTGCTTTATGCGATACTACAAATATTTTACCAAGAATTTTACAGAAACTTGTTTTACCAATACATCCAAATGTACCTATTTCAAAGGATATTCAAAAATTGACAG GCATatccaatgaaaatttaaaagaatttccaTGTTTTAACTGTGACATATATAACTTagtaatgaattttataaatcgaTTAGCACCACCAGCTTGTTTTATAGCTTATAATGGAAATAATTATGACTATCCAATATTTTTATCAGAATTCAAAGATATTGAGAAG AATTTCAGTGAAAATGTTTTAAGCATTGATATGATGCATCTTGTCAAAGAATTTTTCTCCCATAAACAAAATCTAATAAAAGAAATGGATATTGTACACCCTACTGTTAGTAGTTCCAATTGTACTGAA GGTAGAAGAGGAAGTAATATAAGAAGACAATTAGATTTTACAAATAGTCGGCCCATTAATTTTAAATTGGGTAGTgtttataaacatatttttggtAATAACCCTGAAGATGCACATAGTGCAGAAGGTGATTGTCTTACTATGATTCGCTGTGCTATCAAATTAGGAAATTTCTTCTTAGAATGGGCAGATTGCAATGCAGtacctttaattaattatatcagcaaataa
- the LOC100642251 gene encoding anaphase-promoting complex subunit 5, translating into MIPLITMSTDLMNIDGNIKRVQKETLTPYKIATVILIKEYCNETTKAIVERRDFCLVALKLIQSPDMDLNTLLNILHSPEYILHRFAHHMEVQLNMLRGKGVEGLLDLFDNVGRLMKPTLDHSLSLPALNKNSVLGLYIRRVIIFFEKLPFDQVVALYEALKKYLDKRINTFDGSDISAASKTEDSYINEIKPTWGGRQAELLVAQQAHTIQTDEHKAMSPAELQVLVRELLSCSPYYAEAHYLSYLNCLRVNEYCGAIDSLYHCFDRLAPLENRSAPEDKSRIFRYAALNLAVLHAQFNHKEVAQAALKEAIMMAQEAGDNVCLQLAHAWMYYLTIKQKGPLIERSVGKASMLGITHTTGLGLIAYAHNSALEAKSPSQVFETLMKSDVLNCQHSMVDLMSMTYAEKSALWAYYGKTEMSSVCAQLLLLHNTGDKKQHMFNGPSTCQVVINIANILVEFGEYFLVDIVLAHAKERFPNEPCNKIWKLSEQLYVFTQLMRQEKWSEAEAIASNISSLDPLESKFRLAEVCLEKGDYPKGLECIDSIGKEEQLTPQNKIRTMILISQIMCASVSPESGIVGVNSLVLLNTALELAVKNHLSYYKALIKMHLANIQLIMGMPTLALNLVEEAITQILAHGGYYDQGRAFVLYAKCLVATAPTCDKTRKEVILKAIKALSKAKNYFTKVEAYGRLRITLCLESLLCHEIDLKTERNQCAFEFRQLDQQLLTKLNNLSLY; encoded by the exons ATGATACCGTTGATCACGATGTCTACTGATTTAATGAACATCGATGGCAATATAAAAAGAGTACAAAAAGAAACTTTGACACCATATAAAATAGCAACTGTCATTTTGATTAAAGAATATTGCAATGAAACAACAAAAG CAATTGTGGAAAGACGCGATTTTTGTTTAGTCGCTTTGAAATTGATTCAA TCCCCTGACATGGATCTTAATACACTTCTGAATATATTACATTCCCCTGAATATATTTTACATCGGTTTGCACATCATATGGAAGTGCAATTGAATATGTTAAGAGGAAAAGGGGTTGAAGGATTATTAGATTTATTTGATAATGTTGGACGTCTTATGAAACCAACATTGGATCATTCTCTTTCTTTACCTGCcctaaataaaaattctgtgCTTGGACTATATATAAGAAGAGTTATAatcttttttgaaaaattacctTTTGATCAAGTTGTAGCTCTTTATGAagctttgaaaaaatatttggatAAAAGAATTAATACATTTGATGGTTCTGATATATCTGCAGCTTCTAAAACAGAAGATTCATATATAAATGA aattaaacCAACTTGGGGTGGAAGACAAGCTGAATTACTTGTTGCACAACAAGCACATACTATACAAACAGATGAACATAAAGCGATGTCTCCTGCAGAACTGCAAGTTCTTGTACGAGAACTTTTAAGTTGTAGTCCTTATTACGCAGAAGCT CATTATTTAAGTTATTTAAACTGTTTAAGGGTCAATGAATATTGTGGAGCTATAGATAGTCTTTATCACTGCTTTGATAGATTAGCACCTTTGGAAAACCGTTCTGCACCTGAAGATAAATCTCGCATTTTCAGATATGCAGCTTTAAATCTAGCAGTTTTACATGCTCAATTTAATCATAA GGAAGTAGCACAAGCTGCTTTGAAAGAAGCTATCATGATGGCTCAAGAAGCTGGAGATAATGTCTGTTTACAATTAGCACATGCTTGGATGTATTATTTAACTATCAAACAAAA gGGACCATTGATAGAAAGGTCAGTTGGCAAGGCAAGTATGTTAGGAATAACTCACACAACTGGATTAGGTCTTATTGCATATGCTCATAATTCTGCTTTAGAAGCTAAGAGTCCATCACAAGTGTTCGAG ACTCTGATGAAATCCGATGTCTTAAATTGTCAACATTCTATGGTAGATTTAATGTCAATGACATATGCCGAAAAATCTGCATTATGGGCATACTACGGTAAAACTGAGATGTCTTCAGTTTGTGCTCAGTTATTACTTTTACATAATACAGGGGATAAAAAACAGCATATGTTTAATGGACCATCTACTTGCCAGGTTGTCATTAATATCGCGAATATCTTAGTAGAATTTGGAGAATATTTTTTGGTTGACATCGTACTTGCTCATGCTAAGGAGAGGTTTCCTAATGAACCGTGTAATAAG ATATGGAAGTTAAGCGAGCAACTTTATGTGTTTACGCAATTAATGAGACAAGAAAAGTGGAGTGAGGCTGAAGCAATAGCgtcaaatatttcaagtttagaTCCTTTGGAATCTAAATTTAG gTTAGCGGAAGTTTGTTTGGAAAAAGGGGATTATCCAAAAGGTTTAGAATGTATCGACAGCATTGGCAAAGAAGAGCAATTAACACctcaaaataaaataagaactaTGATTTTAATAAGTCAAATAATGTGCGCTTCTGTTTCACCAGAGAGTGGGATTGTAGGAGTGAATTCTTTGGTACTTCTAAATACAGCTCTAGAACTTGCAGTAAAAAATCATTTATCTTATTATAAAGCATTAATAAAAATGCATCTTGCAAACATTCAG TTAATAATGGGTATGCCAACTTTAGCACTAAACTTAGTAGAAGAAGCAATTACACAAATTTTAGCGCATGGAGGGTATTACGATCAAGGTAGAGCGTTTGTTTTATATGCGAAATGTTTAGTTGCTACTGCTCCAACATGTGACAAGACGCGAAAGGAAGTAATCTTAAAAGCTATTAAAGCACTTTCAAAggcgaaaaattattttacaaaagtcGAAGCATATGGAAGACTAAGAATTACATTGTGTTTAGAATCTTTACTATGTCACGAAATCGATCTTAAAACTGAACGAAATCAATGTGCTTTTGAATTTCGCCAACTAGATCAACAGCttcttacaaaattaaataatttgtctTTATATTGA